In Pseudorca crassidens isolate mPseCra1 chromosome 17, mPseCra1.hap1, whole genome shotgun sequence, the DNA window TACATTGAAAAGCTGGACTACAGTATTACAACtgctttttttaattgttaagtgaaaaaaaagcaagaaacgtATGGAAATGCATCATGCAATGACAACTGAgtttaaaatatcttgaaaagAGAAGACAAGGAGGAAATAGAATGAATGCAAGGTGGGGCATCACGTGGTAAAATTAGGCaccaccatttttttcttttttctttcctccctctctccttccccctcccttccttccttccttccttccttcctccctccctcccttccttctttccttcctttctcatgttcattcattcattcactcacagaTATATACCAAGCTTGATAACCTGGACACAAAGGCAAAACCTCAAACgacagacacagtccctgcccccaTGGGTGGAGGAGCCGGGTAGTCAGAGTATCAGGGACATAGACATTAAATAAACTACCAAATAGGTCCCTTATCACATTTTAGGATGCTTTTATATAATACGGAATGGGCACAATGCAGCTGGCATTTGAGAAACAGGATAAGAAAGATGCTTTGTGCATCTCTCTGTCCTAATTATCCAATGTAACACCTGGCTTGCAGTGTGTACTTGGGAATTTTATTTgaaagattaaatgaatgaatgaactgttgattgccttgctctttttttttttttaattccaacaGAGGGTTTTATATTAGCTGGACCTGGATCATTTCTGCATCCCTCCTGTCTTTCTTGGGGGAGGGTGTATTCAGGATACTCATGGCTGTCTTTCTTCTCCCCAGCTGGCTGTTTGAGGGGCTGGGCAGAGACAAAGCTGAGgagctgctgcagctgccagACACGAAGATCGGCTCCTTCATGATCAGGGAGAGTGAGACCAAGAGAGGTGAGCAGCCTCCAATTCATCTTTCCGTACGTGGGTCAGGCATGCAGGCTTTGCTCCGGGCTGACTCATTCACTACCTGGCTCAGGTTCCCTCCTCCTATGAGGCATGCAAATCACTCCGGCGCGGTGAGCTCTCAACAGCCCACACACCATCAGTGCGGCCAGCACCGAAGCCAAGCCGGGGGCAGTgacctggggcggggcgggggggggggcgtcgCTGGCGCAGGCTCTGACCCACAGCAGGCCTGGCAGACCTGTTGTGTTCTTACTACACAGCAGACCTTCATTCTTAGTCCTGGCTGTGCCCTACAATGAAATCAGGCAGCTTAGAGAATCGGGACCAGCAGATTCACCATGACCttcactgttttaattttcatacatCCTACGCACTAAATAattcagtgaaaaagaaataGCCGGGCTTCGTCATGGTTCGAAGCAAGGGTCCCGAACTCTAGTTTAGCCTGCGTGAATTACTAAGAAGTCACCTCTTCTCTCTAAGCCTAAGTTACCTGCTTTATAACATGGGATTAATAATAGGAAAATACTTGGCAGGTGTCTGGAATGGCGTATACACTTAAGCTCGCAGAAGCAAAACATTAATAGCCTGGGCTTACTCAGGCTAACTGAGAATTGATATTAACttcttaaatatagaaaatactttCAAGGTCTTAGCCTGCTTCCTGTACGTTCGCtatcaaagaagagaaaatgtggtatgtgAGACTATTTCCCGTGCACTTATTAAGCACCAGAGCTACCTGGTGCCGGATGGAGCCCTCCACCAAAATGGGCACCAGCTTTCCTTTGGGGAAGCAGGGACCACATATAtgtggattaaaattttaaaaaaagccaggAACAGCTTTTCTCTCCAAAACCTGAATAAGCCGGGTAAgagcaaaagcaaagcaaaggcaAAACTTCCTGTGCAGGTCCCAGGGATCTCCCGAGGCAGGAGACCCAGACTCCGGCATGGCCGGGGCGTGGCGGGGGACGGACCCAGTGTGAGTTGCCAGAGCTGATCTAAAAATAATCAGGCCGAGCTGCGGCCGAGCTGGGGCCCAGGTGGGGGGCCCAGGCCCTGCTCCCTTGGGTATGCAAAGTTCTCTTAAGTTTCCACCTGCTACCCTTGACCTACTCACCATACTTCCAGTCCCTGCTGACATTACCGGAAGACACAGGCTGAACTGACTCACAGGGCGGGCCTGGGACAGAGCGGCGAGGGACGCCCGCCAGAATGCTCGCAGGCCTGCTCTAGGGGGACAAAGTGGGGCTGCCACTTCCAAGCTGTGTGCCTCAGGCTATTTCACGCAGTGCTCGAGCCTCAGTCTCTCCGTCTATATAGTATTTGAGAACAATACCTCCCAGAGTCTTTCTGAGAATCATCAGAGACGTTGCTATGGAATAGCTCAGTACCCAGCCCAGCACATGCAGCAAAAACTCAGCAAGTACAAGTGCCCCTCCATCTCACTGCTTCGCCAGCCTTTTCACTCCTCAAACCTCAGAAGACAGAGCAGGAAGGACTCTTAAACATGACCTAAGCTCAATTCTCTCACTTTCCATTTGGGGAAGTCGAGGCTAAGAGAGGTAGTGGCAGGTGCTCACCCAAAGTTCTACTCTGATTAACCCATCTTGGGTCATTACTCTCATGGTGCTGAAGGAGACAAAACACATTTCATGTTGCCTAGGAATACTCAGAAAAATGTCTTAACTGCCACAGTTCCTAAATTTCTGAGAACACCAAGCATAAGTCAGAGGCAAAACGGACCAGGAAAAGGGGGCATAACTGTAAGGGCCCCTCAACTGTGTGATGGAGGAAAACGACAGCACAAATACCTTGGAGTGTGAACTTGGGAAAGACTCAAGAATGACCGCAGATCCGGGATGTACAGGATGCAATCCAACTCTAGTCATTTCATTTGGTCTAAGGACCCACAAAAGGATGTGGAAGCCCCCAGAATGGTAACTCACAAAGCAAAGACTTATTCCTTGCATTTGAACACCAGCATTGCAACAAGGTTAATGCAACTGGGCTGCTCAAATACTATGCTCCTGGGGTCTCTAAAGAGTGAGCTACAACCAAGCAGACAGGGTTTGAGCAGCCGTTGCTCAAAACACAAAAGCATGTGTCTGGGTACCACCATCATATCACAAGGCTGAGAAGGTCTCTCTGCCTCAGCGGTGGTGGGCTCCTTAGCTGGCGGCCCTTGGGTGGGGACACATGGAATGCCACTGACTCGTTCTTCACTTCCTGCAGGTTTTTATTCGCTCTCGGTTAGACACCGGCAGGTGAAGCATTACCGCATCTTCCGTCTGCCAAACAACTGGTATTACATTTCCCCAAGACTCACCTTCCAGTGCCTGGAGGACCTGGTGAACCACTATTCTGGTAAGAAACACTCCATTGGGACCAATACATGACGCCCCTCTTTTCTAACTGCCCCTACCCCGGGCACTCAGGCTAGGCTGCACACGGGTCACCAAGACATGCCAGGTGGTTTACTTTGCTCTCTTGCCCATCCTGGCTTCTTCatatgctcttttctttttaattcagacTGTAAATTTCAGGCTAAAACAGACTGAATGTGAAGGCTGCCTAAGGAAGTAAAATGCAGCCAACCTCAACTTGACCCCCTCTCTACCTGTAAGTGCAACGAATTAGGATGCCCCTACACTCACAACCACAGACAGTCTGCACTTCCTTAAGTGGACTGTACGCTTGGGCCTCCGGGGCTTTGCTCTGAAATGCCGCTCATTTCCCCTTTTCTGCATGTCAAAATCCTCATCAACCTTCAAGGCCAACAGGAAGCCACTTCCTTGATGAAGCCCTAAGAGTCAGAAAACTAATGGTCTGTTTTCTCTGCTCTCCTAGCATGTCAGGTGTTTTTCTCCCTAGAACTCTGGGCGTCCTGCCCGGTGACCTAGTTAACTGTGTACTGCTCTGTGTTTCCCAACAAGCTCTTAGACACCAGGGATTATACTTTGTTCATCCATATGTCCTCCCTGGGCCCAGGAGAGAAGTCCAAATGTTTCATGCTGACCAGGATGGGGCGCATCCTCCAGGATGGCGGAAGCAGAGTGGGGTTTGATGGAGGCGATGATACAGTGTGCAGAGTTGGAAGAGGACCTTCGTGTTAGATTGGGAAAGGCCTGAATGCCAGGTCAGGAGTTAGAGTTTTATCCTatggaaaagggagaaatagtAAAAAGGTGGCTGCATTTCTAAGAGTTGGCTCTGGAACCTTCTTGTGTTCATATCCCAGATCTGGGCAACCTTGGGCTGGCGGTCCACCTTTGTGCCCACATTTCTCCAGATAAGGCAGGTGCTGACTGTTCCTACCGCGCGGATGCTGTGAGGTCCGCTGAGTTAGAGCACGGAAAGTGCTGACGAGAGCGCCGGCCACTCAGACGTGGGCTCCTGCTATGTGAGCCACTGTTCCCCGGCCAGGagggctccctcctccctgcttctGCCTTGTGAAAGGGAGGAAGACAGAAGCTGCTTTCCCTTTGTAAGCATCTTCCCCCTTCTGGGCTCAGGATGTCTGACCCCACACCCTGGCTTCTTTAGGATGTGGGATCTTGAAGGGCATTTCAAGGTGAAAGGAGGAGTCCACGGGGCTGGGTTATCACACCTGGCCTGGGAGAAGTGCAGGTCTGGAAGGAGGAATGGCCGCTATGGAAACCCAGGCCCAGGCTCCGGTATGGGCTCCGTGAGACCGTGGGCAAATACCTTCACTTCTCAGAGCCCCGGATCCCCATTCACGGAAGGTGGATGAGAGCAGCGCCCCCTGCAGGTGGTTGTCATGATTATTGAACACGAAGGTGAACGTAACATGTTTATCACAGCCTGGCACGTGGCGGATGCAAAATAAATGATAACAAATATTACTCCCATGATACCCCAACACCTAGCAGCTTAgctaaaaatgaaagaggaagggagTCCTGGAAACAGTCAGCTTTTACTGATCATGAGTCAAACTTGGTTGTGGTATTTGGCTTTTAATAAGAATCTTCTGAGAGGTGTGGTGACCATAAGTTTTGCATAGACAAAAGCAAACACGAAAAGGATGCTGGCCCAGCAAAGATTTTTATGGACCAGGAGGTCCACACGGCTTCCAGGCCGCAGACGCTCGAGGATCTCACGCCAGCGCAGAAGCAGCGCCTTCCAAAAATGCACCCCTGGCCATCACATCAGCATAGGGATCGCAGTCAGCAGTCACCTCTGCGAATGACTGAAAAGGGTCTGGATGGAGGCCTGAAAGGCTTCCGGTTTCTTCAGGACCTCAAGGTGGGAATAATGTGGCCAATTTATGTCCCACCAGGTTCTTCCTAAAGGCGCAGAATCAGAGAAGATGTGCGCTAAGCGACGTGAACAGACAATTTTGTTTTATGAGTTACTTATATTTATTATCCTGTgctcttgggaaaattatttaatatctcagagcctcagtttctgcatctataaaatggggattaaaatgCCTCATAGGATTATTGTTAGGACCAAAAAAAATAATGCCTGTGAACTGGCTGTGATCCTGACCCCAGGGGCCTTGTTTTCTTCATTCCCCAATGGATGTAACAGTACTGATGGCCCAGAGTAGCTCGGGGTTCCCTGAGCTGGCACATGCCACGCTCGCCCAGCACCGGGCTCAGCCTACGTGCTCAGAAGCGTTCGTCCTCTTCTTCTTTGCCAGAATGTATTTCTCAGCCTAAGTGTTAACCTTGCTAAGGAAGGAGGTTCCCCCGCCTGTGCTATCTCCTGCAGCtggtttcttttgtctttgtgtCTGACTCAGTCTCCTTTGCCTCCTAATCTGGGAGGGCGTTTCAATTTCCAACCTGTGACAGGTAATTATTGCAGATTCACATCCAGTTAAGCTCCCTGTAACCTCAGGGTCCAATCTCACATTTCTCAGTGTGAGCCAGTGTGGGCGGACAGTTGAGTTCACGGGGAAAATCACATGGAGACGCAGCATTGTTGACTGCCACCCTCTGACAGCCTGGGCTTGCTTCTTCAGCTACCATTACCTTTTGTTCTTCGGCAAGGACACCCCAAGAGCTGCATCAATAAGCTGGGAGGTGGAGCCTGCCTTAGGGGCGATGAGCTTCCTAAACCCTGGTGATTTATGTGCTCGGGGCTGGGGTGGCGTTGTCCTGAGAGGCCAGTGGCAGCTCACATCCTTGGCCACCTCATCTCCCCCAGGACGTGAGACCCACTGCGCTCTTCGGCCTCAATAGGGCCACACAGAATCTCCTCTGTCTGTAAGAACACCTGAGCCCAGCAGGCTCGAGTCTTTCTCATGATGTCGTGGGCTACGGGAAGGCTTCGAAGAGACGGAGGCTCTACCTTAAAGCTCCTGGAAAGATGGGGGACCATGGAAACTCAGCTATGTCCTACTAGCAGAGGGATAAGAGGAAaggatttatttaattttcatcctCTTTGTATCTAGGGTAGAGAAGAGagatgtttcttcctttttttcttcgtccattttctccatttgccttttatcttttttctcctcctatttctgtatcttttatcctttttgttctgtctttgcttcttcccctccctccctctctctacctcactccctccttctctctccatcttccccccccttccttcctcccttccttccttccttccttcctccctccctccctcctccctctctctcccccttcctttctgtcttctttccttgTTTCCTTTATCTCCCTTTCTTCCTAAAGATGCATTAGCCCCACCCATGCTGTACTGAGCCCCTTCTGTGTGCTGTGGGGGAACACACATTGCACACATCTCCCCCACCGCCGCGCACACAGGAGGCTCACCTGAAGCGGATGGCCCTGCACCTTGCTGTGCAACCACTGAGTCTGGGCCCTCATGCGAGTGCTCTGCCAGCTGTTCTCTCTTGGTAGCACAGTCCCCTCATCCAACAAttgaggaaacaggttcagagagggtCAAGGTGATTCACTATCTGGGCGGAGCTGAAACTCAAACCCAAGTTTGGTGGATTCTGGATACTAAACCCTTCTCTTTACTTGTGTCAAGCCAAGCACGGTGTGTACCCAGGACACGTTAATATTTCTTCAACAGGTGGGCACGTGACTCTCAGCCCCTCTCAGATCTCAGCCTCCATTCCCCCTTGTGAATATCCAGGGCCCCGCACCTCACACTGGCCAGGGCATCCCACAGTCACTGACTGGTTCTCTGCTTCCCTCCTCAGAGGTGGCCGACGGCCTCTGCTGTGTGCTGACCACGCCCTGCCTCACTCAGACCACGGCTGCCCCAGCAGTGAGGGCCCCCGACGCACCTGTCACCTTGCGCCAGAAGACCTTCGACTGGAAGAGGGCGTCCaggtgtgtgtctgcgtgtgcgtgagtgtgtgtgtgtgtgtgtgtgtgtcctccatGAACGAACGTGTAAGTCCCAAACCAGCACGTGAGCCTGGCACATGAACACCATGGCCAGTTACCGCTGGCCCTGCTAAACCCTCGCTCTGAGCAGATGCAGACCCCAGGAATCCCACTGTCCCCTGGGAGGCAGACCCAGCCTCAGGCCTCATGCCCCGGGTGGCATGGCCCTAGCAACTCCCCGCCATGGCCTCAGTCCCCGCAGTtgtgcaaacatttattgagccctccTTTGGTGTTAGCTGAATATTTTCTAGCTGAACGATACCATCTTGCTTTTTTCTAATTGTTAGTATCCTAACAATTAGAGAATAACACACAAATCAATCTTGTACAAATTTAATATTACTGTAAACTTAATCTTGAAGGTAAACATACAAGCAAAATCCTAAggcaacttcatttttttaagggaaaaaaaaatcttcccttaTTTGTTCTATTTGATTGTTAGCTATTGCATTTTTAGGGGTATCTGTAGTTGGAATTATCTGTAGTTGGGGTTATTGTATTAATTAAACACCGATCCAGACATCCCATTGgcaaattcaaagaaaatcagTCATCAGAATTGCCTGGGAAATGAATAAAACAGCTCCTCCTTGTAAATATCATGAAgaatattcattaaaatttatagttggaagttttagccatccAAGGAAATGGcagttcagagaggttgagtgatttCTCCAAGATTACACAGCCGCAAATGCAATAAGCAGAATTAGAATGTTAGATATATATTAACCAggctcttcatttgtttttctaccttttctcattcttttgtcCTCCATCCCACTATGTCCCtctcttttgcccctttctctGTCCA includes these proteins:
- the SLA gene encoding src-like-adapter isoform X2, yielding MIRESETKRGFYSLSVRHRQVKHYRIFRLPNNWYYISPRLTFQCLEDLVNHYSEVADGLCCVLTTPCLTQTTAAPAVRAPDAPVTLRQKTFDWKRASRRQDDPEGAENPLSVDESLFSYGLRESIASYLSLTGDDSTSFDRKKKSVSLMYSGSKRKSSFFSSTPYFED